From a region of the Paenibacillus sp. FSL R10-2734 genome:
- a CDS encoding YitT family protein, translating into MQKINSRNKPPLIPLNGPVRHVVDTTLILIGSLITALGFNLFFLPNQIASGGVSGLSVLAEAWFGAEPAFTQWALNIPLFVLGVIFLGKQYGVRSLLGSFVLPLFILLTKDLPTPTTNPLLACIYGGICVGVGLGVVFRGRGSTGGLTILAQIIQKISGLSFSVSVVLLDGTVIVLAAFILGMEQALYALIGLFVTGKAINAIEVGFRYTKVAYIISDKTEEISAAILNDLDRGLTKLDAHGGYTGDERTVLMVVVGQNEVSRLKAIVQSVDTSAFVIITEAHEVLGEGFKREA; encoded by the coding sequence ATGCAAAAAATCAACTCACGCAATAAACCCCCACTGATTCCTCTGAATGGGCCAGTCCGACATGTAGTGGATACAACGCTTATTCTGATCGGTTCGCTAATCACGGCACTGGGGTTTAATCTATTTTTCCTACCTAATCAGATTGCTTCTGGTGGTGTGTCCGGTCTTTCCGTATTGGCTGAAGCTTGGTTTGGAGCTGAACCGGCGTTTACGCAGTGGGCGCTTAATATCCCGCTGTTTGTGCTTGGAGTAATCTTCCTAGGTAAGCAATATGGCGTTCGCTCACTGCTCGGGAGCTTTGTGCTGCCGCTGTTTATCTTGCTGACAAAAGATTTACCCACACCTACAACCAACCCACTTCTAGCCTGTATTTATGGCGGTATCTGTGTGGGGGTGGGACTTGGCGTTGTGTTCCGCGGACGTGGATCGACAGGTGGACTGACGATTTTGGCGCAGATTATTCAAAAGATATCCGGTCTTAGCTTCTCGGTTTCCGTAGTGCTGCTGGACGGGACTGTCATAGTATTGGCGGCGTTTATACTCGGTATGGAGCAGGCGCTATATGCGTTGATCGGATTGTTTGTTACAGGAAAAGCCATTAACGCGATTGAGGTAGGCTTCCGCTATACGAAGGTTGCGTATATTATCTCGGACAAGACAGAAGAAATATCTGCAGCGATATTAAATGATCTGGACCGTGGGCTGACGAAGTTGGACGCACATGGCGGGTATACTGGCGATGAGCGTACTGTTCTGATGGTAGTGGTAGGTCAAAACGAGGTTTCGAGACTGAAAGCGATTGTTCAATCAGTAGATACAAGCGCATTTGTTATTATTACCGAAGCACATGAAGTACTGGGTGAAGGATTTAAAAGGGAAGCGTAA
- the prfB gene encoding peptide chain release factor 2 (programmed frameshift) gives MIEPNVKQDLREIGKKLNDLRGSLDLDLKQEMISNFEEKMAAPGFWDNSEQAQSVIAEMNAVKSSVDQYEKLQQEYDDAAMMAELADEEGDEDLATEIGETIRSLGSKVDEFELQLLLNQPYDKLNAILELHPGAGGTESQDWGQMLLRMYTRWAEKRGFKVEVLDYLPGDEAGIKSVTLLIKGFNVYGYLKAEKGVHRLVRISPFDSSGRRHTSFVSCDVVPEITDDVEVEIRTEDLKIDTYRASGAGGQHINTTDSAVRITHLPSGVVVTCQNERSQIKNREQAMKMLRSKLYERKLVEQQQQLDEIRGEQSDIAWGSQIRSYVFHPYNMVKDHRTSVETGNVGAVMDGDLDAFIDGYLRSQIKVEAD, from the exons ATGATAGAACCAAATGTAAAGCAGGATCTGCGTGAAATAGGCAAGAAACTAAATGACCTTAGGGGGTCTCTT GACTTAGATCTTAAGCAAGAGATGATTTCTAACTTTGAAGAGAAAATGGCGGCCCCTGGCTTCTGGGATAATTCAGAGCAAGCGCAGAGCGTAATCGCCGAGATGAATGCTGTGAAATCTTCCGTAGATCAATACGAGAAGCTTCAACAGGAATACGATGATGCTGCGATGATGGCGGAGCTCGCTGATGAAGAGGGCGATGAGGATCTGGCGACTGAAATCGGAGAGACGATTCGCAGCCTAGGCAGCAAAGTGGATGAATTCGAGCTGCAACTACTGCTTAACCAACCATATGACAAGTTAAATGCTATTCTCGAGCTTCATCCGGGTGCAGGCGGAACGGAATCCCAAGACTGGGGACAAATGCTGCTCCGTATGTACACTCGCTGGGCTGAGAAACGTGGATTTAAGGTTGAAGTACTGGATTATCTACCTGGGGATGAAGCGGGAATTAAGAGTGTTACACTGCTCATCAAAGGCTTTAACGTATACGGATACTTGAAAGCTGAAAAGGGCGTCCATCGACTGGTGCGAATTTCTCCTTTTGATTCTTCAGGTAGACGCCACACCTCTTTTGTATCCTGTGATGTCGTTCCGGAGATTACGGATGATGTAGAAGTTGAGATCCGTACCGAGGATCTTAAGATCGATACTTATCGCGCAAGCGGCGCCGGTGGACAGCATATTAATACCACAGACTCGGCAGTACGGATTACTCACTTACCGTCGGGCGTAGTGGTAACCTGTCAGAATGAACGTTCACAGATTAAGAACCGGGAGCAAGCGATGAAGATGCTACGTTCCAAGCTGTATGAGCGCAAGCTGGTAGAGCAGCAACAGCAATTGGATGAGATTCGCGGTGAGCAGTCCGATATTGCTTGGGGCAGTCAAATCCGATCTTATGTATTCCATCCGTATAACATGGTCAAGGATCACCGTACTTCAGTGGAAACTGGTAATGTGGGTGCAGTAATGGACGGAGACTTAGATGCATTCATTGATGGTTACTTGCGTAGCCAAATCAAGGTTGAGGCGGACTAA
- the argC gene encoding N-acetyl-gamma-glutamyl-phosphate reductase — protein MEGKLRAAIVGSTGYGGVELIRLLQSHPKVEITSVISSSSAGSGIEEGFPHLTGVIERKLDGVDPAQMAEQADVVFTATPSGVSAKLVPQLLEAGLKVVDLSGDFRLKDGSEYEHWYKHPAPADEYLEQAVYGLCEVFGERAAGVDFISNPGCYPTATLLGLIPAIQAGWIKHDSIIIDAKSGVTGAGRGTSLMVHYAEINENFKAYKINKHQHIPEIEQTLTEIAGEKVTVTFTTHLVPMSRGIMSTMYAGMKDNYTEQDFVDLYREYYAGRPYVRVRDAGVIPATKEVSGSNYCDIGFATDARTGRVTIVSVIDNVVKGAAGQAIQNLNLMMGWEETLGLGYTPVYP, from the coding sequence GTGGAAGGCAAGCTGAGGGCGGCGATTGTTGGATCAACTGGTTATGGGGGCGTAGAGCTGATTCGGCTGCTACAAAGTCATCCTAAGGTAGAGATTACTTCGGTAATTTCCTCATCAAGTGCTGGGAGTGGGATAGAGGAAGGATTTCCGCATTTGACGGGTGTGATAGAGCGAAAGCTGGATGGTGTTGACCCGGCTCAGATGGCTGAGCAGGCGGATGTTGTTTTTACGGCTACGCCGTCGGGTGTGAGCGCTAAGCTAGTGCCGCAGCTGCTGGAAGCTGGACTCAAGGTCGTGGATCTGTCCGGTGACTTCCGATTGAAGGACGGTTCAGAGTATGAGCACTGGTATAAACATCCGGCTCCGGCTGATGAGTATCTAGAGCAGGCTGTATACGGACTTTGCGAGGTATTCGGAGAGCGTGCGGCAGGGGTGGATTTTATATCTAATCCAGGCTGTTATCCTACGGCTACACTTCTTGGACTAATTCCTGCGATTCAGGCAGGCTGGATCAAGCACGACAGTATTATTATTGATGCCAAATCAGGGGTTACCGGGGCAGGACGCGGAACGAGCTTGATGGTGCATTATGCAGAGATTAATGAGAACTTCAAAGCTTATAAAATCAATAAGCATCAACATATACCGGAAATAGAACAGACGCTCACAGAGATTGCCGGGGAAAAGGTAACCGTAACGTTCACTACACACCTAGTGCCGATGAGCCGCGGGATTATGAGTACGATGTATGCAGGAATGAAGGACAATTATACAGAGCAGGATTTTGTGGATTTATATCGTGAATATTATGCAGGCAGGCCGTATGTGCGAGTGCGCGATGCAGGTGTGATTCCAGCAACAAAAGAAGTTAGCGGCTCTAATTATTGTGATATCGGATTTGCGACAGATGCTCGTACAGGGCGGGTGACCATTGTCTCCGTCATTGATAACGTTGTAAAAGGTGCGGCAGGGCAGGCAATACAGAACCTTAATTTGATGATGGGATGGGAGGAAACCCTTGGCCTCGGCTACACACCTGTGTATCCATAG
- the argJ gene encoding bifunctional ornithine acetyltransferase/N-acetylglutamate synthase — MSESELFTTLKGGSITSPKGFKSGGLHCGLKKTDRNDLGVILCEVPATAAAVYTTNIFQAAPLKVTRESLANGTLQAVIVNSGNANACTGEQGEADAYEMRAAAAQHLGVEVNDVAVASTGVIGELLKMDCVRSGIAAIPEKLDGGAAGAEEFCQAILTTDLVKKEIAVKVIVGGVEVTIAGAAKGSGMIHPNMATMLGFMTTDADISAEDLHSLLRSATNVTFNMITVDGDTSTNDMLVSMASGLAGNEKLTRLHPDWDAFAAGFTYVCQTLAKAIARDGEGATHLIEVQVNGAVHDEAAAAIAKTVVGSSLVKSAIFGADANWGRIIAAVGRAGVPVSPERVDISLGDIEVLLHSKPVVFDEEKALAYLQKSETVLITVDLHDGTGKATAWGCDLTYDYVRINAAYRT; from the coding sequence ATGAGCGAGAGTGAATTATTTACTACCTTGAAAGGCGGAAGCATTACTTCGCCTAAAGGCTTTAAGTCCGGAGGACTGCACTGTGGATTGAAAAAAACAGACCGCAACGATCTCGGAGTGATTCTTTGTGAGGTTCCAGCTACGGCTGCGGCCGTGTATACGACGAATATTTTTCAGGCAGCACCGCTGAAGGTAACACGGGAAAGCCTTGCGAACGGAACGTTGCAGGCGGTAATTGTGAACAGCGGGAATGCCAATGCCTGCACAGGTGAACAAGGCGAAGCGGATGCTTATGAGATGCGTGCTGCTGCTGCTCAGCATTTGGGTGTAGAGGTTAATGATGTTGCTGTTGCTTCAACTGGAGTTATCGGTGAGCTGCTAAAGATGGACTGCGTACGTAGCGGTATTGCTGCAATACCAGAGAAGCTGGACGGTGGGGCTGCTGGAGCGGAAGAATTCTGTCAGGCCATCCTTACAACCGATTTAGTTAAAAAAGAAATTGCCGTGAAGGTAATCGTCGGTGGTGTAGAAGTTACAATAGCTGGAGCTGCTAAGGGTTCCGGGATGATTCATCCTAACATGGCTACCATGCTTGGATTTATGACGACGGATGCTGATATTTCAGCGGAGGATTTACACAGTCTGCTGCGCTCTGCTACGAATGTTACCTTTAATATGATTACTGTAGATGGAGATACAAGCACGAATGATATGCTAGTCTCGATGGCTAGTGGGCTTGCAGGTAATGAGAAGCTGACTCGGCTTCATCCGGATTGGGATGCTTTTGCAGCTGGGTTTACGTATGTCTGCCAGACGCTTGCCAAGGCGATTGCCCGTGATGGAGAAGGTGCCACCCATCTGATTGAAGTGCAAGTGAATGGAGCGGTTCATGACGAAGCGGCTGCGGCGATTGCCAAGACAGTGGTTGGTTCTAGTCTAGTGAAATCTGCTATTTTTGGAGCGGATGCGAACTGGGGGCGGATCATTGCTGCGGTTGGACGCGCGGGTGTTCCGGTATCGCCGGAGCGTGTAGACATTTCATTAGGTGATATTGAGGTGCTGCTGCACTCGAAGCCGGTTGTTTTTGATGAAGAGAAGGCTTTGGCTTATTTGCAAAAAAGTGAAACTGTGCTGATCACTGTGGATCTGCATGATGGAACCGGAAAAGCAACAGCTTGGGGCTGTGACCTAACTTACGATTATGTGCGTATTAATGCCGCATATCGTACCTAA
- the argB gene encoding acetylglutamate kinase, whose amino-acid sequence MTLNSELELIDALDGSGLFVMKCGGSTLAALPDSFFEDLRDLQQEGIQPVIVHGGGPAISENLAKLGIESSFVNGLRVTTEDVLDVVEMTLAGSINKAIVRRIQGSGGLALGLSGIDGNMIIAKPVANSAEVGLVGEVTEVKADIVTGIIGMGYIPVIAPIGVDAAGQRYNINADTAAGAVASYVESPQMIVVTDVPGIMSTVDGQKVVLPSVTVQEIEALIESGEIYGGMIPKVRAAIDCIQGSVSEVIIVDGKEPRVLSRVLQGEALGTRIIRS is encoded by the coding sequence ATGACGCTAAATAGTGAGCTTGAACTTATAGATGCATTAGATGGTAGTGGATTGTTTGTGATGAAATGCGGCGGGAGTACGCTGGCGGCACTGCCTGATTCTTTTTTTGAGGATTTACGAGATTTGCAGCAGGAAGGCATTCAGCCTGTCATTGTTCATGGCGGAGGGCCAGCTATTTCAGAGAATCTAGCAAAACTGGGCATTGAAAGTAGCTTCGTGAATGGTTTGCGAGTGACTACCGAGGACGTACTAGATGTCGTAGAGATGACGCTGGCAGGGAGTATCAACAAGGCGATTGTAAGGCGGATTCAAGGGAGTGGCGGTCTAGCTCTGGGGCTTTCGGGCATTGACGGTAATATGATTATTGCTAAACCAGTGGCTAATAGTGCTGAAGTAGGTTTGGTAGGAGAAGTAACAGAAGTGAAGGCTGATATCGTAACAGGGATTATTGGTATGGGCTATATTCCTGTCATTGCACCTATCGGAGTAGATGCGGCTGGTCAGCGCTACAATATTAACGCAGATACAGCGGCAGGGGCTGTTGCTTCCTATGTAGAGTCTCCCCAAATGATCGTAGTTACAGATGTGCCTGGCATTATGAGTACGGTGGATGGTCAAAAGGTTGTGCTTCCATCCGTCACTGTGCAAGAAATTGAAGCCTTGATCGAAAGTGGAGAAATCTACGGCGGTATGATCCCTAAGGTGCGAGCAGCTATCGATTGCATTCAAGGTAGCGTATCAGAGGTTATCATTGTGGATGGAAAAGAACCGCGGGTGCTTAGTCGAGTACTGCAAGGTGAAGCGTTAGGTACACGTATTATTCGTTCGTAG
- the argF gene encoding ornithine carbamoyltransferase, with amino-acid sequence MSQGVQSNKHTIAQQLKGRDLLELNDYSPEEITYLIDSAIELKKKQKNGEEFQPLKGKTIGLIFEKSSTRTRVSFEVGMYQLGGHALFLSKNDIQLGRGETVGDTAQVMSRYLDGIMIRTFGHDKVEDLARYSSIPVINGLSDLAHPCQVLADYQTIYEHKGKLKGLKLAYIGDGNNMAHSLMIGGAKLGVDVSIAGPEGYEPDAAVVAEAREIAKETGAKIVVTRSPQEAVQDADVIYTDVWASMGFEEEQKAREAAFKDYQVNEELAKGAKSDYLFLHCLPAHREEEVSTGVIDGPNSVIFDQAENRLHAQKALMAALMG; translated from the coding sequence ATGAGTCAGGGCGTACAGAGTAACAAGCACACCATTGCGCAGCAACTGAAAGGCCGTGATTTACTGGAGCTGAACGATTACAGCCCGGAAGAAATCACGTACTTAATAGATTCAGCGATTGAGCTGAAGAAGAAGCAGAAGAATGGCGAAGAATTTCAGCCGCTGAAGGGGAAGACGATTGGTCTTATTTTTGAAAAATCCTCTACCCGTACGCGTGTGTCGTTTGAAGTTGGAATGTATCAGCTGGGGGGGCATGCCCTTTTCTTGAGCAAAAATGATATCCAGCTTGGACGCGGAGAAACCGTTGGAGATACAGCGCAAGTAATGTCGCGTTATCTCGACGGAATTATGATTCGTACGTTCGGCCATGACAAAGTAGAGGACCTTGCTCGTTATTCCTCTATTCCGGTAATCAACGGTCTTAGCGACCTGGCACATCCTTGCCAAGTGCTGGCGGATTACCAAACGATATATGAGCACAAAGGAAAGCTCAAGGGACTGAAGCTGGCATATATCGGTGACGGTAACAATATGGCGCATTCTCTGATGATTGGCGGTGCCAAGCTGGGCGTAGATGTATCTATCGCTGGACCGGAAGGTTATGAGCCAGATGCAGCGGTTGTAGCAGAAGCTCGTGAGATCGCAAAGGAAACTGGAGCGAAAATTGTGGTCACTCGCAGCCCGCAAGAAGCTGTGCAAGACGCTGACGTCATCTATACCGATGTGTGGGCGAGCATGGGCTTCGAAGAGGAGCAAAAGGCGCGTGAAGCAGCATTCAAGGACTATCAGGTCAATGAGGAGCTAGCAAAAGGCGCGAAGAGCGATTATCTGTTCCTGCACTGCCTGCCAGCCCACCGTGAGGAAGAGGTCAGCACAGGCGTGATTGATGGCCCTAACTCGGTCATCTTTGATCAGGCTGAGAATCGCCTGCATGCGCAAAAAGCTTTGATGGCCGCGCTAATGGGTTAA
- the secA gene encoding preprotein translocase subunit SecA, whose protein sequence is MLGLVKKIFGDTNERDVKRLMKTVDVINGLEPEFVALSDEALQAKTAEFRARIEKGETLEEILPEAFATVREASKRTLGMRHFDVQLIGGMALHEGRISEMKTGEGKTLVGTLPVYLNALLGKGVHVVTVNDYLAQRDSAQMAQIYNFLGMTVGVNLSGMDHADKQAAYACDITYGTNNEFGFDYLRDNMVLYKEQMVQRPLYFCIIDEVDSILIDEARTPLIISGQAEKSTELYFSADRFVKKLKAEEDYTVDIKVKSVALTEKGVATAERAFGIENLYDHSHVTLNHHIVQALKANVIMRRDVDYVVNEGEVVIVDEFTGRLMSGRRYSDGLHQAIEAKEEIEVQNESMTLATITFQNYFRMYRKLGGMTGTAKTEEEEFKKIYGLEVLQVPTNKPNQREDMPDVVYKSENGKFKAVVEEIVERHKKNQPVLVGTVSIENSELVSEMLKRKGVRHQVLNAKHHAEEAEIITHAGQPGTVTIATNMAGRGTDIVLGEGVTDLGGLHIIGTERHESRRIDNQLRGRAGRQGDPGSTQFYLSLGDELMKRFGADNVLNMMDRLGFEEDQPIESRMITRAVESAQKRVEGNNFDIRKVVLQYDDVMNQQREIIYKQRREILESDNIKDIVLEMIKPVIERIVLAHCSDDIPENWELQEVADYVNSKLLEEGALTRDILWGKEAEEIIEFIFERVLEKYAAREERLGSELVREFEKVIVLRSVDSKWMDHIDAMDQLRQGIHLRAYGGTDPLREYQFEGFEMFNTMTATIQEEVATYIMKAHIEANQERQSVIDEDKISTNSEPVEKRPVQVEAVTGRNDLCPCGSGKKYKNCHGQNA, encoded by the coding sequence CGCTTGGTATGCGGCATTTTGATGTACAGCTGATTGGTGGTATGGCTCTGCATGAAGGCCGGATCTCCGAGATGAAGACTGGTGAAGGTAAGACGCTAGTGGGTACGTTGCCAGTGTATTTGAATGCTTTGCTGGGTAAAGGTGTACACGTCGTAACAGTCAATGATTATTTGGCTCAACGTGACAGCGCACAAATGGCACAAATTTATAACTTCCTGGGCATGACGGTTGGGGTTAACCTGAGCGGTATGGACCATGCTGATAAACAAGCTGCTTATGCCTGCGATATTACGTATGGCACGAACAACGAATTTGGTTTTGATTATTTGCGTGACAACATGGTGCTCTATAAAGAGCAAATGGTTCAGCGCCCTCTGTATTTCTGTATTATTGATGAAGTGGACTCTATTCTTATTGATGAAGCACGTACACCTCTTATTATTTCCGGACAAGCTGAGAAGTCTACAGAATTGTATTTTTCAGCAGACCGTTTCGTGAAAAAGCTTAAGGCTGAAGAAGACTATACGGTTGATATTAAAGTGAAGTCTGTAGCCTTGACTGAAAAAGGTGTAGCTACAGCTGAGCGCGCTTTTGGTATTGAGAACTTGTATGATCACAGTCATGTAACCTTGAATCACCATATCGTCCAAGCCCTGAAAGCAAACGTAATTATGCGTCGTGACGTAGATTATGTTGTGAATGAGGGTGAGGTCGTTATTGTTGATGAATTTACAGGACGTCTCATGTCAGGTCGTCGCTATAGTGACGGGTTGCACCAAGCGATTGAAGCGAAGGAAGAAATCGAAGTGCAGAATGAGAGTATGACTCTTGCAACGATCACATTCCAGAACTACTTCCGTATGTATCGCAAACTGGGCGGTATGACAGGTACAGCGAAAACAGAGGAAGAAGAATTCAAGAAGATTTATGGTCTTGAAGTTCTTCAAGTACCTACGAACAAACCAAATCAGCGCGAAGATATGCCAGATGTTGTCTACAAGAGTGAGAACGGTAAGTTCAAGGCTGTTGTGGAAGAAATTGTAGAACGTCACAAGAAGAACCAACCTGTACTTGTTGGTACAGTGTCGATCGAGAATTCAGAGCTCGTATCTGAAATGCTGAAGCGCAAAGGTGTTAGACACCAAGTACTTAACGCGAAGCATCATGCTGAGGAAGCGGAAATCATTACACATGCAGGTCAGCCAGGTACAGTTACAATTGCTACCAACATGGCTGGACGTGGTACGGACATCGTTCTGGGTGAAGGTGTGACAGATCTTGGAGGTCTGCATATCATTGGTACAGAGCGCCATGAATCGCGCCGGATTGATAACCAGCTGCGCGGTCGTGCGGGTCGTCAAGGTGACCCTGGTTCTACACAATTCTACTTGTCGCTTGGCGATGAGCTCATGAAGCGTTTTGGCGCTGATAACGTTCTGAATATGATGGATCGTCTCGGATTCGAGGAAGATCAGCCGATTGAGAGCCGCATGATCACACGTGCTGTAGAATCTGCTCAGAAACGTGTTGAAGGTAATAACTTTGATATCCGTAAAGTCGTATTGCAATATGATGATGTAATGAATCAGCAGCGTGAAATTATTTATAAACAACGCCGTGAAATTCTGGAGTCAGATAATATTAAAGATATCGTGCTTGAAATGATCAAGCCAGTGATTGAGCGTATCGTTCTCGCACACTGTAGCGATGATATTCCTGAGAACTGGGAGCTGCAAGAAGTTGCTGATTACGTAAACAGCAAATTGCTTGAAGAAGGTGCTTTGACTCGTGATATTCTGTGGGGCAAAGAAGCTGAGGAGATCATCGAGTTCATTTTCGAACGTGTGCTTGAGAAATATGCTGCCCGTGAAGAACGTCTGGGCTCAGAACTCGTACGTGAATTCGAGAAGGTAATCGTGCTTCGTTCCGTAGATAGCAAATGGATGGATCATATTGATGCAATGGATCAATTGCGTCAAGGGATTCACCTGCGTGCTTACGGTGGTACGGATCCACTTCGCGAGTATCAATTCGAAGGTTTTGAGATGTTTAATACTATGACTGCTACGATTCAAGAAGAAGTAGCTACTTATATTATGAAGGCTCACATCGAGGCGAATCAGGAACGTCAATCCGTTATTGACGAGGATAAGATCTCTACAAACAGCGAACCTGTAGAGAAACGTCCGGTACAAGTAGAGGCTGTGACTGGTCGTAACGATCTTTGCCCTTGCGGAAGCGGCAAGAAGTACAAGAATTGCCACGGTCAAAACGCGTAA
- a CDS encoding acetylornithine transaminase has protein sequence MSKLTQAGAQQTDTVGSGTPDVAAGKLSAVFPSYARYDISLVKGKGTWVWDDKGNKYLDFTSGLAVTSLGHAPEKVGAKLKDQIDTLWHVSNLFHIPGQDKVANLLTENSCADQVFFCNSGAEANEAAIKLARRYHQKVKGADRYEVITFEQSFHGRTLATLTATGQQKVKEGFLPLPAGFKTVPLHDLPALEEAIGDHTAAIMMEMVLAEGGVLEVEPEFLNAVVALCKKHGLLLIVDEVQTGMGRTGKLFAHQHYGIEPDIFTLAKGIASGFPAGLMLGKGYLREAFSAGSHASTFGGTPLATAVMAATIETMLEDELPQRAEEMGKYLTGLLKEKLADCSFVKDIRGKGLLIGIECQSPAGDIVLAGQKKGLLFVTAGPNVLRLLPNLYVSKEEIDQAVDILSELIHTYAKQANGEVSS, from the coding sequence ATGAGCAAGCTTACACAAGCGGGGGCACAGCAGACCGATACAGTAGGATCAGGCACACCAGATGTTGCTGCAGGCAAGCTGAGTGCAGTGTTCCCTTCTTACGCCAGATATGATATCAGCTTAGTTAAAGGTAAGGGCACCTGGGTATGGGATGATAAAGGGAATAAGTACCTCGATTTCACTAGTGGATTAGCTGTGACCAGTCTAGGCCACGCTCCTGAGAAAGTCGGCGCTAAGCTGAAGGATCAGATTGATACGCTCTGGCATGTCTCGAATCTGTTCCATATTCCTGGACAGGACAAAGTCGCAAACCTTTTGACAGAGAATAGCTGTGCGGACCAAGTATTCTTTTGCAATAGTGGGGCAGAAGCGAATGAAGCTGCTATTAAGCTGGCTCGTCGTTACCATCAGAAAGTAAAAGGTGCTGATCGTTATGAGGTCATCACTTTCGAACAATCCTTCCATGGACGTACATTAGCAACACTAACAGCTACTGGACAGCAAAAGGTAAAAGAAGGCTTCCTGCCGCTTCCAGCCGGCTTCAAGACTGTACCCTTGCATGATCTACCAGCGCTAGAAGAGGCTATCGGAGATCATACAGCAGCTATCATGATGGAAATGGTGCTTGCAGAGGGTGGTGTGCTTGAGGTCGAACCTGAGTTCTTGAACGCTGTAGTGGCATTATGTAAGAAACATGGATTGCTTCTGATTGTAGATGAAGTACAGACGGGTATGGGGCGTACGGGCAAGCTGTTCGCTCATCAGCATTATGGAATTGAACCGGATATTTTCACCTTGGCTAAGGGGATTGCAAGTGGCTTTCCAGCAGGATTAATGCTTGGTAAAGGATATTTGCGTGAAGCTTTCTCAGCGGGCAGCCATGCGTCCACCTTCGGGGGGACACCACTCGCAACAGCGGTTATGGCAGCGACGATTGAGACGATGCTGGAAGATGAGCTTCCACAGCGTGCTGAAGAAATGGGTAAGTACCTGACAGGTCTTTTGAAAGAGAAGCTGGCGGACTGTTCTTTTGTGAAGGATATCCGTGGTAAAGGACTGTTGATCGGGATTGAATGTCAATCACCAGCGGGCGATATTGTTTTGGCTGGACAAAAGAAAGGCCTGTTGTTCGTGACAGCTGGTCCTAATGTCCTTCGCCTGCTGCCTAATCTATATGTAAGTAAAGAGGAGATCGACCAAGCGGTGGACATCCTATCCGAACTCATTCATACTTATGCTAAACAAGCAAACGGGGAGGTAAGCTCATGA